A part of Neodiprion pinetum isolate iyNeoPine1 chromosome 4, iyNeoPine1.2, whole genome shotgun sequence genomic DNA contains:
- the LOC124217337 gene encoding uncharacterized protein gives MPRYKQRISALQMPDYPPPYSRHETERVLKPEEPLKFGEPCVYVMQRLRCQILKWSTCHGCGPRGTRCLYSLHDPRPNDNYTIKATHLTPNIRLVDGIKMIFQKTANNSCTAVATSQSNDWFVIFDYGTNYCNLHNLVVGAGLDTDQNFFESTNNAVCTQLNMASCN, from the exons ATGCCGCGATACAAGCAGCGGATTTCGGCCCTCCAGATGCCCGATTATCCGCCACCGTATTCTCGTCATGAGACCGAGAGAGTCCTTAAGCCTGAGGAGCCTCT GAAATTCGGTGAACCATGCGTATACGTGATGCAGAGACTCCGGTGCCAGATCCTCAAGTGGTCTACGTGTCACGGCTGCGGTCCTCGAGGTACCAGGTGCTTGTATTCG CTTCACGATCCAAGACCGAATGATAATTATACGATAAAAGCTACGCACCTTACGCCAAACATCCGGTTGGTCGATGGCATTAAAATGATCTTTCAAAAAACAGCTAACAATAGCTGCACGGCAGTG gCAACTTCACAGTCCAACGATTGGTTCGTTATATTTGACTATGGAACGAACTACTGTAATCTCCACAATCTCGTAGTTGGTGCAGGTCTTGATAcggatcaaaattttttcgagtcAACCAACAACGCTGTTTGTACGCAGTTGAACATGGCATCCTGCAACTAA
- the LOC124216899 gene encoding protein brambleberry, whose translation MRQSCFFVVLFTVLTYQDGNASIYDWVWSKNSEESNDVVPSDGIPLVSIPYESMTEDEKFLQEAAKFSEIQVSSALDTCQHKVVMKIKTSCSDMTEEELAKMSVSLLNCQSAAEGRKLFPCTEEMTLRQCTTEMDPDMWNAYHLMSNRARAVCYAARNIQFRALTEITVNKLMNTAHSQIKAMGSLKESQERLEEQTIDALNSVATGNKVLLEQQESLKEAQSSAHSLVARNLQILNNEKALIRSGHAQLLAMTDDIRKKLEKASQELADHSTERNENHQEVLADLKNMQEQAHQIWDRIESSTNHILEHNMEAAEQYEQTLKQLDQINQTVHFLLDLTNTLKTEVDQKLGWITNYIGDTGDQFEKVYRTGLHAIYLLIAMIVASFLQAPFLTRFTIMGILPLNLLSYLKEGAEASLDFGSITALIFLITGMHYLIVAIHYILRPKDVAIKPTTTGVMPSINILGANSTPINYINGNNVRRDAAVNDTKESVLFTMLHKILGIPSVLIYQANSCKNKLWSCVPTMPSWGRGNSQLLHEEMSCSYLPSKKSREELITDYTGHYPNMSDDMSSPSIHESRNLLNEHYDNYNESDDLVDATELRRRTTRNGSVTRSNFVYPPSPSRSNTPFMTGTSKNQCGALTRTGKRCRLSSNLGGNFCHRHSNGSSFMGD comes from the exons atgagACAGTCGTGTTTCTTTGTTGTACTTTTTACCGTCTTGACGTACCAAGATGGAAATGCTTCGATATATGATTGGGTCTGGAGTAAAAATTCCGAGGAATCAAATGATGTCGTGCCATCGGATGGCATTCCCTTGGTTTCCATCCCTTATGAATCCATGACGGAAGATGAAAAGTTTCTCCAGGAGGCAGcaaagttttcagaaattcaAGTTTCCTCAGCGCTGGATACTTGTCAGCACAAAGTCgtcatgaaaataaaaacgtcaTGCAGTGACATGACTGAGGAAGAACTTGCTAAAATGAGCGTCAGCTTATTGAATTGTCAGTCTGCTGCCGAAGGGAGAAAATTGTTTCCGTGCACCGAGGAAATG ACGCTAAGACAATGCACGACGGAAATGGATCCAGATATGTGGAACGCGTATCACTTAATGAGCAACAGAGCAAGAGCTGTATGTTATGCAGctagaaatattcaatttcgaGCTCTGACTGAAATTACAGTAAATAAACTGATGAACACTGCGCATTCGCAAATCAAGGCGATGGGCTCTCTGAAG GAAAGTCAAGAACGTCTTGAAGAGCAAACCATAGATGCTTTGAATTCCGTTGCAACTGGCAACAAGGTTTTGCTTGAGCAACAGGAATCGTTAAAGGAAGCCCAATCCTCTGCTCATAGTCTTGTGGCCAGGAATCTTCAGATATTAAACAACGAAAAAGCTCTCATCAGGTCTGGCCATGCACAGCTACTTGCAATGACGGATGACATCAGGAAGAAATTAG AGAAAGCAAGCCAGGAACTTGCCGATCACTCTACAGAACGGAATGAGAATCATCAGGAGGTTTTAGCTGATTTGAAGAATATGCAAGAACAAGCTCATCAGATTTGGGATAGAATTGAATCCAGTACCAACCATATATTAGAGCATAATATGGAGGCCGCTGAGCAATATGAGCAAACTCTGAAACAACTTGATCAAATAAACCAAACCGTTCATTTTCTGTTGGACTTGACCAATACATTGAAAACTGAAGTTGACCAAAAACTTGGTTGGATCACAAATTACATTGGCGACACTG gggatcaatttgaaaaagtgtATCGCACCGGGCTGCACGCTATATACTTACTCATAGCCATGATTGTTGCATCTTTTTTGCAAGCACCTTTTCTAACTAGATTTACTATAATGGGTATTTTACCATTGAATCTTTTGTCATACTTGAAAGAAGGTGCCGAAGCTTCTCTCGATTTTGGCTCAATAACTGCGCTCATATTTCTAATAACTGGAA TGCATTACCTGATTGTTGCAATTCATTATATACTCAGACCTAAAGACGTAGCTATAAAACCAACTACTACTGGTGTCATGCCATCGATAAATATACTGGGTGCCAATAGTACACCAATTAATTACATCAATGGTAATAATGTGAGAAGAGATGCTGCAGTAAATGATACAAAAGAATCTGTATTGTTTACTATGTTGCATAAAATTCTTGGCATCCCATCGGTACTTATTTACCAAGCGAACTCATGTAAAA ATAAACTTTGGTCCTGCGTACCAACCATGCCGTCTTGGGGTAGAGGTAACTCACAACTGCTTCACGAAGAAATGTCATGTTCGTATTTACCTTCAAAGAAATCTCGCGAAGAATTAATTACTGATTACACAGGACACTATCCAAATATGTCAGACGATATGTCGTCGCCTTCAATTCACGAATCACGTAATTTATTAAACGAACATTATGATAACTACAACGAAAGCGATGATCTTGTTGATGCGACAGAACTACGCCGTCGTACTACGAGAAACGGGTCGGTAACTAGAAGCAACTTTGTTTATCCACCGTCACCTTCGAGGAG CAACACACCTTTTATGACTGGTACCAGCAAAAACCAATGTGGTGCATTAACCAGAACTGGAAAACGATGCCGTTTATCTTCAAATCTTGGAGGGAATTTTTGTCACCGCCACAGCAATGGGTCTTCCTTTATGGGTGACTAA